In Methanobacterium sp., the DNA window GATTTTTGGTGCCCCAGAAATCCTCAAAAACCTTCGGTTTTTGGGAGTTAGAAAATACTTAGTATTTTCTAAAATTCGTAGAATTTCTGTAGGGTTTTAAAGAAGTAGGAGAGATGTAAATGCCTGAATTAAGATACAGATCTAGATCATATAAAAGAGTATTCAAAAAAACCCCTGGAGGAAAAACGGTTTTACGTTACAAGAAGAAAAAGCCCAGCAAGCATATTTGTGCCGAATGCGGTAAACTTCTTCATGGAGTTCCAAGGGGAAGACCATACCAAATAGGAAAACTTTCCAAATCTAAAAAAAGGCCAAACAGGCCTTATGGTGGAAACCTTTGCCCACAATGCACACGAAAAGTGTTTAAGCAAGGGGCAAGGGAATGATTATAACTATCAGTGGATTAGCTGGAAGTGGTACCACTACAGCATCTAAAATCCTATCAAAAAAAATGGATATTCCATATATCTCAGCAGGTGATATATTTCGCCAGATGGCTGCAGAAAAAAATATGGATATTCTGGAATTTAGTAAGTTCGCTGAAGAAAATGAAGATATTGACATTGAAATTGACAAACGACAAGCAGAAATAGCTAAAAATAAAGAAAATTTAATTGTCGAAGGAAGGCTATCTGCCTATTTTGTAGAATCTGACCTTAAAATATGGTTTATAGCTCCAATTGATGTTCGAACAGAAAGAATAAGTCAAAGAGAAGAAAAACCATACGAAATTGTCAAAGAAGAAATAATTAAAAGAAGTGAAAGCGAAGCAAAAAGATATCATGAAATTCACAATATCCATATTGGAAATATGGAAGTTTATGATGTAATCATAAACACAAGGAATTTTCATGCAGAAAGCGTCGCAGATATCATATTAAAAGCAGTAGAGGTGATTTCATGCCAGCAATAGAAGTAGGAAGAGTATGTGTAAAGATTTCAGGAAGAGAAGCAGGCGAAAAATGTGTTATAGTCGAAATTATCGATGATAAATTTGTTGAAGTTGTAGGAACAAATATTAAAAACAGAAGATGCAACATCAAACATTTAGAGCCAGTTGATGAAATTATTGAAGTAAAATCAGACAACGTAGAAGAAATTAAAAAAGCTCTGGAATCAGTAGCTTAAAAATATAGGGCG includes these proteins:
- a CDS encoding 50S ribosomal protein L34e → MPELRYRSRSYKRVFKKTPGGKTVLRYKKKKPSKHICAECGKLLHGVPRGRPYQIGKLSKSKKRPNRPYGGNLCPQCTRKVFKQGARE
- a CDS encoding AAA family ATPase, whose amino-acid sequence is MIITISGLAGSGTTTASKILSKKMDIPYISAGDIFRQMAAEKNMDILEFSKFAEENEDIDIEIDKRQAEIAKNKENLIVEGRLSAYFVESDLKIWFIAPIDVRTERISQREEKPYEIVKEEIIKRSESEAKRYHEIHNIHIGNMEVYDVIINTRNFHAESVADIILKAVEVISCQQ
- a CDS encoding 50S ribosomal protein L14e — protein: MPAIEVGRVCVKISGREAGEKCVIVEIIDDKFVEVVGTNIKNRRCNIKHLEPVDEIIEVKSDNVEEIKKALESVA